Proteins from one Panicum virgatum strain AP13 chromosome 7K, P.virgatum_v5, whole genome shotgun sequence genomic window:
- the LOC120640230 gene encoding uncharacterized protein LOC120640230: MPYELYKKLGKSDTELVKTNMTLSGVRGKKPIEAKGVTSMELTIGSKMIATAFFVAEVEGDKGQKREDAMKSKQQEVPAPTSDSLANGQAESSNKMVINLIKKKIGDYPRRWHEVLSEALWAHRISKHRATKVSPFKLVYGQDAMLPVEVNLDAYRFVRQNDLDVGEYLMMDNIDEVTDKRLMALKEIEKDKLMVAKAYNKKVKVKNFQVGELVWKTVLPLKTKD; encoded by the exons atgccgtatGAGTTGTACAAGAAGCTTGGCAAGTCGGATACCGAGCTGGTAAAGACCAACATGACATTGAGTGGTGTGCGTGGTAAGAAACCTATTGAGGCCAAAGGAGTTACTTCCATGGAGCTTACCATTGGGAGTAAGATGATCGCCACTGCATTCTTCGTCGCCGAGGTGGAAG GAGATAAAGGTCAGAAGCGAGAAGATGCAATGAAGTCCAAGCAGCAGGAGGTCCCTGCACCGACGTCGGATAGTCTG gctaATGGTCaagccgagtctagtaataagatggTTATCAATCTTATTAAGAAGAAAATCGGCGATTACCCTCGGCGTTGGCATGAGGTTTTGTCTGAAGCTCTTTGGGCCCATAGGATATCTAAACATCGTGCTACTAAGGTTTCTCCTTTCAAGCTTGTATATGGTCAGGATGCTATGCTACCTGTAGAGGTAAATTTAGATGCTTACAGGTTTGTAAGGCAAAATGATTTGGATGTCGGTGAATATTTGATGATGgacaatattgatgaggtgaccgacaaacGATTGAtggctttgaaggagattgagaaggacaaactcATGGTTGCAAAAGCATATAACAAGAAGGTAAAGGTCAAGAACTTCCAGGTCGGAGAGCTCGTGTGGAAGACGGTGCTGCCATTGAAGACAAAAGATTGA